The region GTTAACAACAAAATTCTTTTGATGCTCAAGAAAAAAGAAGAAGACGAAAGAATTTGTAGAAAGAGAGAAAGCATAACTAATttttcaaactcaatttctcaaaTTCAAAAATCTGTTACAAATGTAACTAATTTTGTGTTTATATACATTAATGCAAATGAAACTCAAACGCAATAAACTTGATATGAATTACATTACATTTAACATCAtcttaattcatattcaagatTAAAAGTCAACAACAACAATTTGATTCCTCAAATTGATGAAGTATTCAGTTTTAATCGTCTTGATCATCACATCTACAAGTTGCTTATGAGTGATGCAGTGAACAACCTCAAACACTCCATTTTGAATTTGGTTGCGTAAAAAATGATAGTTAGTATCAATGTGCTTGCTTATTCCATGCAACACTGGATTCTTGACAAGACTTATGTTTGTCTGTCATCAACCTGACTGGTTTGTTCACCTTGAACTTCAGTTCCTGTAGAAACTTCATCATCCAAACAGCCTGACATGGTTGAGAGTGCAACCactggttgcttcttggagcaCCAATAAATGTAAGCTCCAAGATACATAAATATGTATCATGGAATGCTTATTTTGTCTACTCTTTCCCCACATCAACAGAGTCTGAATAACATATCAGCTCAGCATCATCTGACACTCTAGatggaaacaaaattccataCCTCAGAGTCCCTTTTACATACCTTAGTATCCTGACTGCAACTTAGTAATGTGACCACTTTGGCTTACTCAAAACCTACTTACCATTCAAACTGCATAACATATGTCAGGCTTTGTGTTACACATATGTCTTATAGAGCCAACCAtctgtttgaaggttgtagcatTTACATCCTCACCATCAACACCATAATTCAACTTATGATTTGTATCAACAGTTGTGACTGTTGACTTACAATTCATCagttcaaatctcttcagaaAGTCAAGCTCATACTTAAGTTGGTACACAATGGTTCCCTTTTCAAAGTGTAAAATCTCCATCCCTATAAAATATACCATATTTCTAAGGTCATCCATATTAAATGCAATCATTGGCACCTTTCTGAAATTGCTTATCTCAGAAGTACATCTCCTTGTCAAAAGTATGTCGTCTACATAAAGACACACCAGAATCACATTTCCATTGGAAGTATTTTGCACATACACAACGTATTTCATTTAACATTTTTTGAATCCCAGATGCTTGAAAAGTGAATAAATTTTCAGATTTCAAGCATTTGGAGCTTGTTTCAGCCCGTAGAAGGCTTTATGCAACTTGTACACAATCCCTTCTTTGTTCTCTATCACAAATACAAGAGGTTGTAACACATAAACTTCTTCTTGCAATGGACCATTTAGAAAATTTGACTTTACATCTAAATGTATTAGAGGTTTGTTGAATGCCATTCTTGACTAAATACTCACATTAAAACGTGGCATTTTTCGAACTATTTTGCGTTTTCGATTGTTGAATTCCTTAAGTTTTGTAAAATATCACAATATTTGCATGTGACTTTGATATCCTTTATGTGTTTCCTAGTATGCATGAAAAGTGTTAAGAAACCAAAGAAAAAGGGCACAAAACCAAGAAAGTAGAGCAAAGCCAAAGATGTGGAAAATTAGCATGTTCGCCTGGCGAGAGGTGGCGAACAAGAAGCGAGCTCTCTCGACGAGAGGTGGAGAGCTCAAGGCGAGGAGAATTAATCACATTCCAATAGCAAAAACGTGTCTTGGTCGCCCGATGAAGGTTTGAGAATTTGAGTTCGCCGAGCGAAATCTTGTTCGCCGAGCGAGGCAAGATATTTTGCCAAAGGCGGTTTGATGATCAACAAACTGTTGGAAGTGCCAAAAAGTGAGGTTCTCCTGGCGAAGTCTATCTTCTCGGGCGAGACAGGACAAATTGGAAAAGATATTTATAGGATCCTATGTTGTTTTTTGGCTCATATATTCTCACAATCTGATATCCTCTtcaacaaaaaaccctaaaaactcAGTTTTTGAGCAAAAGAAGCCACAATCATTTTATCAGAGCTGGATTCGCATCCTTTGTCGAATAGTCAACTTGGATGCTCATTCATCTCCCTTTATTTCTAGTAAAGCAAACTACCATTGTTATGGGTAGCTAAATACTTTGTATCAAGATTAGAGGTAGTTAACCTAACTAGTATGTATTTATTTTGATCTTTTGTATGTGAACAAGTTTATAATCAATATAGATGATaaactttgtttctattttaGATGTGTGATTTAAATCATTGTTGAGAAACATCCTTTAAGTCTTGACCTAAGTTTATCATATATCAATAACAAAAGTCTAAACATGGATTTGGGGTTGATATTCACTTTGTATCGGATCATTAATGTTATTTGTATTATTTAATAGGTTGAGACATCGTCGATTAAACAATACAGTAAAAATTGAAATATCGTCTTAGACATGAGCAATATAGATGAGCGATACGTGGCTATGTTGGTTATAAATGAAGTTCACATGCTTGATTAGTTGAATACATACAAAATAGGTTGATGAAATCTAATCTCAAGATGACTTTTAAACGTTAAACTTTCCAAATATTTTACCGTTGTTACTTGTTTTCATGCAAACAATACTTTTACCAATCAAAAACCATTCTAAACCCTTGCTTCAAACATAAGTTAATGCAGAACGACGGTAATATCGCACCAATCCCTGTGGGGACGGTAAAACAAATACTCACCGAAAAACACTTTCAACAAGGCCAATTCCTATTTACAACTATAAAAATAACCAATCTTATGGTTTCATGTCTAGCTACAGGTGAAAACACTTCAAAGTAGTCTACACCAGACTTTTGTAAGAATCCTCTAGCTACTAACCTTTCTTTATGCTTGATAACTGAATCATCTGGATTCAACTTTATCCTGAAAACCCATCTCACATTCATGGCTTTCTTGTTCTGACATATAACAATCAATTCTCATGTCTTGTTTCTTTAAATGGACTCAAGTTCTTACTTCATGAAGTTCACCCACACCTTCTTCTTGAACACCTCATTGACGCTGTCAGGTTCAGAGTCGACCATCATGGCACTCTGTATGATTTCCCCTCTAGAGTCAATCTCAGTATCATGCAGCAAATCAAAGTCTGCAAGTCTCCTTGGTATCTGTTTAATTCTTTGTGGCCTCTAGAACTGTGCAAGTCCACCTTCAGAGGCATGACCACCTTCAAAAGCCCCACTTTTAGAGGCCATGCCTTTAGAAGCTCCACCTTCTGAGGCAGAATCACCTTTTGAGGCTGGATCACCTTTAGATTCAGGTCCATCGTCAGATTCAGAGTCACCTTCAGAGCCAGATTCACCTTTAGAGTCAGAGTCACACTTACCTTTAAAGTCAGACTCACCTTCAGAGGTAGAATCTCCTTTAGAGGCAGAATCTCCTTCAGATACAGGATCAGACTCTAGTGTTCACAATGCACTAGAGTTGGACTGAGACTTGCTCCAATCCTATGTTTATGATTCTTTCACTATAACATCTCCATTGACTTCAACTTTATTGGTGAATCGACAATAGAGCTTATACGCACATGTACAATGATAACCTATAAGCAACATGACTCTGCTTCTGTCATCCAATTTCCTTCTAGTAGCATCTGATATATTTTGTAATAGGAACTAATTCCTCTAACTTCTCAATAGGAACTTCCAGTCCACTTCTCAACACACACCTTGAAATGACTGACACTTTGCTTTCTTCCAGTCCACTTCTCAATAGGAACTACTTCCTCTAACTTCTTTGTTGGACATCTGTTAAGCACATATGTTGACGTGCCAATTGTTTCACCCCATAATGTGTGAGGTAGATTTTTCTTCTTTATCATGTTCCTTGTCATGTCAAGAAAAGTTCTATTTCTCCTTTCAGCAAGAGCATTATGTTGTGGAGTGTATGGAGTAGTCAACTCATGCTCAATACCATGTTCCTCACATAACTTCTTGAAATCTGTTAAATTAAACTCACCTCCACCATCGGTTATGAGGATCTTCAATCTTTGTCCACTTTGATTTTTAACCTTCACTTTGAAAATTTTGAACTCAGCAAACACCTTGTGTTTGAACTTTATGAGTGCTACCCATGTCCTTTTTATGAACTTATCCACAAATGATACAAAGTGATTGTTTCCTTCAAGTGAAGGTATGTCAAATGACACACATACATCCGAATTCACCACACCTAAAGCATGAGTTGATCTTGGAGGAATTTCTGATGAGAATGTCAATCTTGGTTGCTTGCCTCGCATGCATATGTCACATGATTTCTCTGGTGCCACAATATTTGGAATTCCATGTATCGGATTCTTTGAACTCAAATGTCATAAGCTTCTAAAATTCAGATGTCCCAATCTCTTGTGCTACAACTCACTTTCCCTTTCAGCACTGCTAGGCATTGAGTGTCTATTGTTGCAACATTCGACTTGAATGTCGTGTTTCTTCTCAATGAAGAATGTATAATTAAATTATTCTTTCAATCTTACAATTCTAagagattgtccttcatggtTACTGAAAAACCTTTTTCAATCAGCTGACTTACACTTATCAGATTGTTATTCATGCTAGGAACATACCATACGTCCTTAATCAGTACAGCTTTGCCATTGTTCAGTTTCACTTTGATATTTCCCATTCCTTCATCATTCAGATACTCATCATCAACACATCTAATCTTGGTCTTTCTACCAGAGTCAAAATCAACTAGCCATTGCTTGTTTCCAGTTAGGTGATTTGAGTAGCCAATATGcatataccaccagtctaccATTGTTCCACCTGCATTCTCAAATGCCACTAATAACACAagttcatcatcagaatctcctCTAGCTATGTTGAGTTCTTCACCATTGATAACCTTGTTTGACCAGCAATCAACAACAAAATGGCTAAATTTATTGCAACAGTGGCACTGCACCTTTCTCTTATCAAAATTCTTTTTTCCCTTATGAACATTCTCATGTTTCTTCTCATCTGGATTGGAGAGTTCTGAATTCTGAGCACCACCACCATACTTTTTCTTGTTCTCTAGCCATGTTTGCTTCTGGTTCTTATTGACAAAAGAATCTTTCAGAGCCTGAGCTTTCAAAGCCTGTTTTGTTTTCCTTTCATAGTTTTTTTTCAGTCATACGAAACTGTTATGCCTCTAAACTGCTATGCAGCTCTTCAATTCTTATGGTGCCGGTGTCTTTAGAATGTTTTATGGCTACAACtatgtaatcaaactgaggagtaagtgATCTTAATACCTTTTCAATGACTACTTGTTCATAGAGCGTTTCTCCACAAGACTTCATCTCATTTTTGACCACAATTACTCTGGAGATACAATCAGGCAtcttctcattgttcttcatgctgAGATTCTCATATTGTTTGTGTAGGAAGTGCAACTTTACTTTCTTCACTGATGTGTCATCACCATAGCACCACACAAGTGTATCCCAAGACGCCTTCGGCATCGTCGAGTGAGCAATCTTCTCAAACACCTTTTTATCCTTCTTCCTTGTTTTACGTTGCACATTTCTTTGCTCTTCTGTTGCATTTTTTGCAACCTGCGTGTAACCGTCATTGACGAGATCAACAACATCTTGAGcgtcaaacaacacacgcatGTGAATCGACCATTGATTCCAATTCTTTCCGTCGAATACTGGAAACTTTGTATTCAAGCTACCGTTTTCGCCGTTCATCTTCGTTCTTATAAAAATCACTCAGTTCTCACCAACACCCGTCTTTCTCAAACCATGAAAATCAAGATTTGTGATTGTCTTCGATTTCATTCTTCAATTCAACTCGAATTTGAGGAACGAAATCAATCATACACCTCACGTACACTCGTGTTTCCCTGCGAATCAGAACCAGAACTCTAGATACTAATTATTGGAGTTAACAACAAAACTCCATTGATGCACAAGAAAAAAAAGATGATGAAATAATTTGCACAGAAAGAAAGAGAGAATACGTAACTAACTTTTCAAACTCAATTTTTCAAATTCACAAATATGTTAcaaataaaattcaaatacaaATGCAAATTTAAATGAAACTCAAATGCAAAAAACTTGAATCTAACTTATATTACATTCAACACGAATCCAACGCTTCTAATATGTACGATTATAGTGCATGGTGTATACTTATTAGGACGTACTCATGAACTTAATTTTTTGGAAGTGATTGAATATGTCTCAACCAAGCAAATTCTGATATTGAAGATAATGAAAACATGAGGGACCCATATGCTGGTTTTTAGTCACTTTTGTGATAAAATCTATGATGAGGATTGCAAATGTATTGTAGTATCCATTTGTTGACTGTTCCATACATATTTACAACTTTATGTCGCAATTGCTTTCATGCTTTAATTTTTTAGTGCTCCAAAAAGTTTAAGGACACATACGCTAATTCATTATTACCTTAACACAGGACCATACCTTTCGCCGCTGCACATTTATTTGTTGGCTTGCTCCTTTCCTTGTGTTCAAAAGCACAAAATACACACAGTAGTACTCTTGTCACATGACATACTTTCGGTGGTTTTGTCTTTGTTTTAATTTAGATAAATATATTAACTTGTTTTAAGGGAAAAAGAGATGGAGCTCGGTTGCAAGGTAATGACGTATATGAAAATATCTAGCCAAAGTGAGAGAACGAACAACATGGTTCACTTGGAAAACTTGAATGAATTTCTTGCTAGCAAAGACATTGTTTCAAATTGCAGTCCCCAAACGCAGCAAAAAGTGCTTTTATGGTAACATCTTCAACAAAATAAGACTAAGATCCAAATCCAGATCCATTCTAAAAGCACTTAAAAATGAAGACAATTTCTTTGGAGATCATGTTGAGGGTTCATGGTCCATCTTCCGATCTAATGTAACATTTATCTCCCGACGTGTCGACGTGGTACTTTCCGTGACGGCGACGAAGATACAACAAGTTCATATTTAACGATCGACGCATATCCGATACCAAACCACATTTTATAGGTACCAAAGGATCTTCGGCCGATGAACGAGATATTCTCAAGCCAGATTCAGCAAGTCGGGATGTCACAAACCGACTCAACATCATTTTTCTCCATCTCTTAGGTTAAAAGGACAATTGATCCAAATGACGGCCTTTTGGCAAACTACCTCTTCCATATGACCCTGACCATTGCATCAATAAATAAAGTCGGTCGAAGAGCAAGAATGCTGAACAAACTACAACCTATGATCCCCCGACAAGTGCAACAGTTTCCACTGAGGTCGAAGAAAGTACAACATAGCTCGAAGATGACCCCCGGACTATGGTAGCATAGAAACCAAGTCTCCTTCAAAATCTCCTTGGTCGGCCATTACCCCTGGTCCTCTACCTAACATCGCTGGCCCTCAGAAAGGTGACCAGATAAATAGAGTAGGTCAAGCTACTTTCGCAAAGACTGAGGGACGAGCCTCTCAAAGAACTTCACCTTCGTCCAACCATACTCTAGGTCCCGAGAGAATCTGAACGTAAGCCCAAAGCCATGCTAAAGCGGTGTATAGCTAAAGGTTTACTTATCTAAATATTCTATTGTTTAACTGTAAGACTTTACTTCATTatgaatataatttttttttattctttatttttttgCATGCTTTCTTGTTTGTTCATCTTTTAGAGCGTTGAAAGCAGCGAAGATAAAGATTACACATACTTATATGTGTCTGATACAGACTAACACTTAGATGAAATTCTTCAAGTTGGAAAAGGGGCTGAAAACATAAAAGGTATAGGTTTTGATTACCAATCTCTGAAAGGAAAAAACCCTATAACAAAATTCATTCCTCCAGAAAGGAAGTATGAGCCCATGATATCCGAAcaaatgttacaacattctgCCAGACATCAGGAAACTCAAATTAAAGTCAACTTTTTGCCTTGGAAATGTCATTATTATGGTAAATATGGACATATAAAGCCTTTCTGTTACAGACTGTATGGTTATCCAAAAAATCCAACATATCCTAGGGCTAATCATATGATGATTCAAACTAGAAAGAAGTGGAAACCTAAGGTTAGAACTACTAAACAATCCGGAGATATATGATACTAATAAGATATATGATAATAATATATATCAAAATATTACTTTTTGAGATTTCTCAATTGAATCAAAAATGGATATCTGAATTCGGGGGAAAACTTGACAAAGACATTATTATTAGGGTGAATAAGGAACTAGCGGAAATAGATAAGGAACTAGCGGAAACAGATAAGGAAGTAGGGAAAACTATCGGTTTGCACTTTTACCCGATATGGGAAGCTGCATCCGTTGATGAATGGTTATACAACGGCGGTCCTTATGAACTAATTGTTCTACACTTCTTACTTGGTGTAGCTTGTTACATGGGTCGTGAGTGGGAACTTAGTTTTCGTCTGGGTATGCACCCTTGGATTGCTGTTGCATATTCAACTCCCGTTGCAGCTTATCTTATAGCCCATACTTCTTTTAAAGCTTCATCTAGAGAAGACTGATACTTTTACAGTGAATGTTCTAGACATATGACAGGGGCCAAGAAGTATTTAGTGGATATTAAATCTTATTCCGCCAGTTTTGTCACTTTTGGTGATGGAGGTAAATGTGAAATTAAAGGGATAAAAAAAGTTAGTGTGTAATGGACTTCCTAGACTTAATGATGCTCTTCTTGTAAAAGGATTAACTGCTAATCTGACCAGTATTAGTCAGTTATGTGATCAAGGTTTAAAAGTCAATTTTAACAAGTCAAAATGTTTGGTTACAAATGAGAAGAATGATGTTATgatgaaaggagttaggtctaaagACAATTGCTATTTATGGATACCACAAGAAACTACTTGTTCTTCCACATGCTTAATGTCCAAGGAATATGAATTCAAGTTGTGGCACCAGAAGCTTGGACATCTGAAACTCAAAGGTATGCAGAAGATTATGTATGAATAAGCTATTAGAGATCTACAAAAACTCAAAATTGAGGAGGGTAAAGTTTGCGGTGAGTGTCAAATTTCggaagcaaaccaagatgtcacacccgaagTTACAACATCATACTACTTCCAAAAAATTTagaacttcttcatatggactttATGGGGACTATGCAagttgaaagtcttggtggaaaGAGGTATGTCTATTTGGTTGTCGATGATTTTTCAAGGTTTACTTGGGTGAATTTTATCAAAGAAAAATTAGAGACTTTTGAGGTATTCAAAGACCTTTGTCAATGCCttcaaagagagaaggaaaatgtAATTGTCAGAATCAAAAGTGATCATAgtaaggagtttgaaaatgcaaaaTTTTCGGAATTTTGCTCTTCTGAAGTtattagtcatgagttctcatctcccatcactcctcagcaaaatggagttgtagaacGCAAGAACATAATATTACAAGAATCATCTAGAGTCATGTTTCATGCAAAAAAAATTCCttatcatttttgggctgaagcaataAACACTGCTTCCTATATCCACAATCGTATTACTCTGAGAGCTGGTACATCATCTACTCTATATGAATTGTGGAAAGGAAGGAAACCCACTGTTAACTATTTTCATGTGTTTTGGAGTAAATTCTACATTCTGGATGATCGTGAACAAAAGAGaaaaatggatcccaaaagtgacGAAGGGATATTTCTTGGTTACTCTACAAACAACAAAGCTTATAGGGTATTTAACTCCAGAACCAAGGTcatgatggaatccattaatATTGTGGTTGATGACTCAATTATTGTGAAAGGGACTGATGTCGAtgaagatgttggaacatcatcTCAGCAGACTAATGCTTCAGAAAATGTGGAAGACATTGAGTCCAATATTGAGCCAACAAGGACTGAATCAAATAACCCTCAAGCCAACAGAGATTCCTCTATTAGAATTCAGAAAGATCATCTAAAGGAACTTATTATTGAATTTCTTAATGAAGGGATCGCAACTAGATCCAGAGATGTGATATCCAACGCTTGCTTTATCTTAAAGtttgaacctaaaaatgtgaaggaggccttgactgatgaattatagattaatgttatgcaagaagaactagggcagttcaaaaggaatgaagtgTGGGACCTAGTTCCTAGGACTGAAGGGATGAACATTATTCACACAAAAtggatttacaagaacaaatCTGATAAAAATGGAATTGTGACCATAAACAAGGCTAGGCTTgttgctcaaggatacactcaaattgaaggggttgattttgatgagactttttcACCTGTTACTCGTCTTGAATCCATAAGATTTCTCTTAGGAGTGGCATGTATGCTAAAATTCAATCTATTTAAGATGGATGTGAAAAGTTGCTTATTGAATGggtacttgaatgaagaagtgtatgttgaacaacccaGGTGGTTCATAGATCCTAGTTTTCtagatcatgtttacaaactaaggAAAGTTCTCTATAGATTGAAGCAAGtacctagagcttggtatgaaatGTTAACTGAGTTTCTTGTCAATATTGGCCACAGGAAAGGGGTTACAGGAGAGACCTTATTTGTTAAAGAAGAGCATGCTAAAGTCATGATAGCccaaatatatgttgatgacattgtgtttggagGCATGTCAAATtagatggttcaacattttgtcAAGTAAATGCAATCTaaatttgagatgagtcttgtTGGTGAATGAACCTATTTTCTTGGTCTTCAAGTTAAAAAAATGGATGATACTATCTTCATTTCTCAAAGCAAGTGTGCTAAGAATATAGTGAAGAAGTTTGGCCTAGAAAGTGTTAGTCACAAAAGGATACCTGCAgcaactcacttgaaattaacTAAGGATGAAAAAGCTGTTGATATGGATCAAAGTTTGTACAGGAGTATGATTGATAGTCTTTTGTAACTTACAACTAGAAGATAATGCATCACTTTTGCTGTAtgagtatgtgctagatatcgAGTTGAGCTTAAAATCAGTCACATTACTCAAGTGAAGAGGATCTTGAAATACATCAATTGTATTAATGAGTATGACTTGTTGTATTCTCACAGTTTAATTCCATACTTGTAGGGTATTGTGATGTAGACTGGGAAGGTAATGCTGATGATAGAAAAAGTACTTCTAAAGGATGattcttcttgggaaacaatcttatCTCGTGGTTCAAAAAGAAGCAAAATTGTGTGTCACTATCTACTGCTGAGGCTGAGTATATTGTAGCAGGAAGCAATTTCTTTCAATTGACTTGGATGAAACAAATACTAAAGGAATATAATGTTAAgcaggatgtcatgacattatattGTGACAATCTGATTGCAATCAATATATTCGAGAATCTCATTCCACATAGCAAGACAAAGCATATTGatattcatcatcattttattagaTGTGGCCATTGAGAAGCAACTGATAGATATATTTACTAAAGCTTTGGATGAAAATTAGTTTGAGAAGTTAAGGGGAGAATTAGGAATTTTCATGTTTGAAGAGTTATAGAAATTACTGATGTGGAGGCGTGCAAATAATATTTTCTCTTCCCTCCATTTAGTGGTGCACAAAACTCCAGGGACATCATTACAAACTTTCCTTATTTTTCTTCCAACACGCCATCATCTCTCTCTCTTACCTACTCCATCGATTCCATTCCCTTTACCTTCAGTAAATTGTTCGTTATTGTTCTCGTTTACTTTCATCTTTCTACAGTCAATCTCAACTAAAAATCTTTTATCAAGATGTCTAAACCTTTTGGCTCAACACCAAGCAAAAACACCAAAGATCAATCGGGCCTAGGATTTCTTGTGCTAATGTGGATCATTTAGATTTCGTAACTGATGTCGTTCCTCTCTCCATTGTTCTAGGACACGTTCCTACTAAAAGGAGGGCTAGAACACCTACTGTGAAAAGGCTAATCCTTCAAGTGTAAATAAATCTTCTAACCCCTCTAGGTCGATTCAAATTCCTTCTAGTGAGATTAGGAATATTGAGCCCTTTGTTATTGTCAAGAAACCTCACTCTATGACTAACTTATATCTTGATCCTATTAAAACCACTGGTGTCGAACCTGATGTTGTTGCATCTGCTAAAGGTTTTGTCGTTCCACAAGCAGTGGGTAGTGTTAAATCATCTGAAAAATCTGACTCTGGTACTATAAGTCTAGATAACTCTAGATCTGATAAGACCCTAGGTCAATCTAGTATGAATGTTACTGATAAAGATAATGTTGATAAGAGTATTCATGTGTTAATATCAAAAATCTTGAATGCTGAACCTAAGTCTGATGTTGTGTCGGATGTCACTACATCCTTGACCCAAACTGATCATCCTATTGAAACCTCACTTGAAAAATCTGATGGAAAGTATGATAGTGAGTTTGTTCCAATTAAGTCCCTTGAAAAATCTGAAGAGAAAGATGATTCTGATAGTATGTCTGTTGATATGTCTGACAAAGAAGAAAATTTTGGTGTGAAGAAGGATCAATCTACAAACATTGTAAATGTAGATGATCTGGACTCTAATGATGATCCCATTGGTAAGATATTGGATCCCATATGTAAATGTAGATAATGGATAACTAATAGGTTAAGAAGTAGAAAAGGGAAAGTTGTTAAGTCTACAAGTAAGCCTCCCAAGGCTCTCAAGAAAAGTACAAGTGTTGGTCCTGCTAAAGGGTGGAGAAAGGTTGTAACTCCTGCCACCAAGAAAATATCTTTGAAGAGGAAGGAAGTTCCCTATAGTTATATTGACTCTGAGTATGATGTCGAAAATAATGTTCAAGACATCACGCCTCTAAAGAAAGTTGTTGGGAAAAAGGTCCCTGTTAATGTGCTTGAAGTTCCCATTGACAACATCTCTTTTCACTCTGTTGAGAATGTTGAAAAATGGAAGTATGTGTACCAAAGGAGGTTGGATTTGGAAAGAGAACTTGGGAAAGACGCCCTTGAATGTAAGGAGGTAGTAAGTCTTATTGAGAATGTTGGGTTGATGAAAAGTGTGGCTGGTTTTGGCAAGTGTTATAAGATACTTTTAAAAGAGTTCATTGTGAATATTTATAAGGATTGTGATAACAAGAGGAGTAAGGAGTTCAGAAAGGTGTATGTGAGAGGAAAATGTGTGGAATTTTCTCCAGAAATCATTAACAGGTTCATGGGAAGAAGTAAAGAGGAACAAGCTAAAGTGAAGGTATATGATAATATCATTTGCAAAGAAATCGTTGCTAAACAAGTGTCATAATGGCCAAGAAAGGACAAACTATCAGCTAGCAACTTGAGTGTGAAGTATGTTGTGCTTCATAGGATAGGAGCTGCCAATTGGATTCTTACAAATCATACCTCAACCATAGTTATAGGTTTGGGTAAATTCATTTACACTGTTGAAACCAAAACCAAGTTTGATTTTGGGTCTTATGTATTTGAGCAAACCCTGAAGCATGCTAGTACTTTTGTTGTGAAAATGCCTATTGCTTTTCCCTCTCTAATTTGTGGAATAATTCTGAGTCAGCACCCTGTGATCTTGATCAGTTCTAATGCAACAAGTAAGAGGGAATTTCCTCTATTCTTGCATTATAGGTTGTTTGCAGGGACACATGTCCCAGGCGTTGTCATGACATATGGCAATAAATCTTCCAGCTTTACTTCTAGGACAAGAATCATTGCTGAATTAAAAGACACATGCAAAACCTTGGATGAAACCATCAAAGCTTATACTGAAAAGAAGAGCATGCTTGAGGTCCTGATAAATGCTTTGTCTGAAG is a window of Lathyrus oleraceus cultivar Zhongwan6 chromosome 6, CAAS_Psat_ZW6_1.0, whole genome shotgun sequence DNA encoding:
- the LOC127095256 gene encoding uncharacterized protein LOC127095256; amino-acid sequence: MTNLYLDPIKTTGVEPDVVASAKGFVVPQAVGSVKSSEKSDSGTISLDNSRSDKTLGQSSMNVTDKDNVDKSIHVLISKILNAEPKSDVVSDVTTSLTQTDHPIETSLEKSDGKYDSEFVPIKSLEKSEEKDDSDSMSVDMSDKEENFGVKKDQSTNIVNVDDLDSNDDPIGKVVKSTSKPPKALKKSTSVGPAKGWRKVVTPATKKISLKRKEVPYSYIDSEYDVENNVQDITPLKKVVGKKVPVNVLEVPIDNISFHSVENVEKWKYVYQRRLDLERELGKDALECKEVVSLIENVGLMKSVAGFGKCYKILLKEFIVNIYKDCDNKRSKEFRKVYVRGKCVEFSPEIINRIGAANWILTNHTSTIVIGLGKFIYTVETKTKFDFGSYVFEQTLKHASTFVVKMPIAFPSLICGIILSQHPVILISSNATSKREFPLFLHYRLFAGTHVPGVVMTYGNKSSSFTSRTRIIAELKDTCKTLDETIKAYTEKKSMLEVLINALSEEDAEGNIEGDKEEYNEVEEDVDASGDDVEETTNNNDDWCDLFSLWFFFMLLLHLWAIP